A window from Methanobacterium sp. encodes these proteins:
- a CDS encoding NADP-dependent glyceraldehyde-3-phosphate dehydrogenase: MKLLKKIDSLFPDEGDVPLEFDFKTPINQTEYLVNGKLHQWDGPVQQVLSPVCVRTSSGLSQKIIGSHPLLTEKEALMVIDAASDAYGNGMGSWPSMHVEERIEHLEEFTRQMKERKSEVVNLLMWEIGKSYPDSVSEFDRTVDYIHDTIDALKSMDRDSSGFLIKDGIIGQIRRAPRGVVLCMGPSNYPLNETFTTAIPALVMGNTVVLKLPRPGSLIFYPLLEAFCKSFPEGVVNTIYGEGRKIISPLISSGKIDSLAYIGTSKVANALKRQHPKLNRLHCSFGLDAKNAAIVLKDADLELTIKECITGALSYNGQRCTALKILFVHSKIVDPFIKQLAEAISKLEIGMPWEKDVYITPMPDPQKIEYLTELVNDAKAHGAEVINEAGGTQNETFFYPALLYPVNHDMRLYREEQFGPVIPVISFDDIEEPVQYIVESNYGLQASIFGKDTHVIANLIDSLVNQVARVNINSQCQRGPDSFPFTGRKDSAEGTLSISDALRAFSVESIVAAKETDANRAIIKKIVRENKSTFLSTDFIL, translated from the coding sequence ATGAAATTATTGAAAAAAATAGATTCATTATTTCCTGATGAAGGAGACGTGCCCCTGGAATTTGATTTTAAAACCCCAATCAATCAGACTGAATATCTTGTAAATGGCAAGTTGCACCAATGGGATGGTCCAGTGCAGCAGGTCCTCTCACCAGTATGTGTTAGGACATCATCAGGTCTTTCACAGAAAATCATTGGAAGCCACCCTCTTTTAACAGAAAAAGAGGCACTGATGGTTATAGACGCTGCAAGTGATGCATACGGCAATGGAATGGGGTCCTGGCCTTCAATGCATGTAGAGGAAAGAATTGAACACCTTGAAGAATTTACAAGACAGATGAAGGAAAGGAAGAGTGAGGTGGTAAATCTTTTGATGTGGGAAATAGGGAAGTCTTATCCTGATTCTGTAAGTGAATTTGATAGAACAGTAGATTATATACATGACACCATCGATGCACTTAAGAGTATGGACCGTGATTCATCAGGTTTTTTAATTAAAGATGGAATAATTGGACAGATACGCCGAGCTCCTCGAGGGGTTGTTCTCTGCATGGGGCCATCCAATTATCCTTTAAATGAAACATTCACCACAGCCATTCCTGCTCTTGTAATGGGGAACACAGTGGTACTCAAACTACCAAGACCTGGAAGTTTGATTTTTTATCCTCTCCTTGAAGCATTCTGTAAGTCTTTCCCAGAAGGAGTGGTCAACACGATCTATGGTGAGGGCCGAAAAATTATAAGCCCCCTCATATCTTCAGGTAAAATTGATTCTCTTGCCTATATTGGAACAAGCAAGGTAGCTAACGCATTAAAAAGACAGCACCCTAAACTTAACAGGCTGCACTGTTCTTTTGGACTGGATGCCAAGAACGCTGCCATTGTCTTAAAGGATGCAGACCTAGAACTAACCATTAAAGAATGTATTACCGGAGCACTGTCATACAATGGTCAGCGGTGCACTGCTTTGAAGATACTATTTGTCCACTCTAAAATTGTTGATCCATTTATTAAACAGCTTGCAGAAGCTATCAGTAAACTGGAAATTGGGATGCCATGGGAAAAAGATGTTTATATAACACCCATGCCAGATCCACAGAAAATAGAGTACCTCACAGAACTGGTGAATGATGCCAAGGCACATGGTGCAGAAGTAATTAATGAAGCAGGCGGCACTCAAAATGAAACATTTTTTTATCCCGCACTACTGTATCCAGTTAATCATGACATGAGACTGTATAGAGAGGAGCAGTTTGGTCCTGTAATCCCAGTCATTTCCTTTGATGACATTGAAGAGCCTGTACAATATATTGTTGAATCAAATTATGGGCTGCAGGCAAGTATTTTTGGAAAAGATACCCATGTAATTGCAAATCTCATAGATTCCCTGGTCAATCAGGTGGCCCGGGTTAATATCAACAGTCAATGCCAGCGCGGCCCGGATAGCTTTCCATTTACAGGTAGAAAGGATTCAGCAGAGGGAACCCTTTCTATTTCAGATGCTTTACGTGCATTTTCAGTAGAATCTATTGTAGCTGCAAAGGAAACAGATGCAAACAGGGCAATAATAAAAAAGATTGTAAGAGAGAACAAATCAACCTTTCTTTCCACAGATTTTATCCTTTAA
- a CDS encoding nucleotidyltransferase family protein, producing MKSLEKIEKTLKKYKPSLKKEFKVKRIGIFGSYVRGEESKESDVDILVEFYESPGWEFFDLKEYLEEILDKKVDLVTIKALKPQLKDKILKEAIFQ from the coding sequence ATGAAATCCCTGGAAAAAATAGAAAAAACCTTAAAAAAATACAAACCTTCCTTAAAAAAAGAATTTAAGGTTAAAAGAATTGGTATTTTTGGTTCATATGTTAGAGGAGAAGAATCTAAAGAAAGTGATGTGGATATTCTGGTAGAGTTTTACGAATCTCCCGGATGGGAATTCTTTGATCTTAAGGAATATCTTGAAGAAATATTAGACAAAAAAGTAGATTTAGTCACAATTAAAGCTTTGAAGCCCCAATTAAAGGACAAAATCTTGAAAGAGGCTATTTTCCAATGA
- a CDS encoding DUF86 domain-containing protein, with amino-acid sequence MKRTYKMYIEDILESMDKIERYISDLTYETFKKNDLVVDAVIRNLEIIGEASKNIPENIRGKYPDIPWKRMVGLRNIAIHEYFGVDLTIIWKIITENLPKTRSEIESMFKTIE; translated from the coding sequence ATGAAAAGAACCTATAAAATGTATATCGAAGATATACTTGAATCTATGGATAAAATTGAACGTTACATCAGTGATCTAACTTATGAAACATTCAAGAAGAATGATCTGGTTGTAGATGCAGTTATAAGGAATCTTGAAATCATAGGAGAGGCATCTAAGAACATCCCTGAAAACATAAGGGGAAAATATCCGGATATTCCCTGGAAAAGAATGGTTGGACTCAGGAATATTGCAATTCATGAGTATTTTGGGGTTGATTTAACTATTATATGGAAGATTATAACCGAAAACCTGCCAAAAACACGATCTGAAATTGAATCAATGTTTAAAACTATAGAATAG
- a CDS encoding zinc-dependent alcohol dehydrogenase family protein has protein sequence MLTGTSMVLNKIAPIEENPLKLEDRPVPQPGSKQILIKVSACGICHTELDEIEGRLTPRLPVVPGHEIIGTVVKSGANVDRFKPGDRVGVAWINSACGKCYFCMRGNENLCAKFKATGCDVDGGYGEYTVVLEDFAYKIPEIFTDVQAAPLMCAGAIGYRALKLTDLKNGENLGLYGFGASAHIVIQMVKYSYPDSNVFVFTRNRNDLAARLAKKMGADWIGVTGDTPPEKLHRVIDTTPVGISVQEALRNLEKGGKLVINLIRKETPIPELNYTEHLWHEKEIKSVANITRNDVEEFLSLASEIPIISKIREFKLEEANHALNLLKKGKYKGAGVLKI, from the coding sequence ATGTTAACCGGAACGTCAATGGTCCTGAATAAGATCGCCCCTATTGAAGAAAATCCCCTGAAACTGGAAGACCGGCCTGTTCCCCAGCCCGGTTCAAAACAGATCCTGATAAAAGTATCGGCCTGTGGTATCTGTCACACCGAACTTGATGAGATTGAGGGAAGGCTCACACCCAGGCTACCGGTGGTTCCAGGACATGAAATTATTGGAACAGTGGTAAAATCAGGAGCAAATGTAGACAGGTTTAAACCGGGTGACCGTGTGGGAGTAGCCTGGATAAATTCAGCCTGCGGGAAATGCTATTTTTGCATGCGTGGAAATGAAAACCTGTGTGCAAAATTTAAAGCTACTGGCTGCGATGTGGATGGAGGGTACGGTGAATATACAGTTGTTTTAGAAGATTTTGCCTATAAGATTCCAGAAATATTCACAGATGTCCAGGCAGCCCCCCTTATGTGTGCAGGGGCAATAGGGTACAGGGCTTTAAAGTTAACAGACTTAAAAAACGGTGAAAACCTTGGGCTTTATGGATTTGGAGCTTCGGCACACATCGTTATTCAGATGGTTAAATACAGCTATCCGGATAGTAATGTTTTTGTCTTCACCAGAAACAGGAACGATCTGGCGGCTCGACTGGCAAAAAAGATGGGAGCAGACTGGATAGGAGTAACAGGAGATACTCCGCCAGAAAAATTGCACCGTGTAATTGATACCACTCCCGTAGGGATATCAGTACAGGAGGCTTTAAGAAATTTAGAGAAGGGAGGAAAACTGGTGATAAATCTGATTCGTAAGGAAACACCAATTCCAGAGTTAAATTATACAGAGCATTTATGGCATGAAAAGGAAATAAAGAGTGTAGCCAATATCACAAGGAATGATGTGGAAGAGTTTCTTTCTTTAGCCAGTGAGATTCCCATTATATCAAAAATTAGAGAATTTAAGCTGGAAGAGGCGAACCATGCTTTAAACTTATTAAAAAAGGGAAAATATAAAGGGGCTGGAGTTTTAAAAATATAA
- a CDS encoding calcium-translocating P-type ATPase, SERCA-type, producing MGGGLIFSRQNWHTLKVNEVLQTLKTGCNGLSKEEAEHRLAKFGRNELEEKGGISPLILLLKQFTSFLEILLIAAAAVSLIMGDYVQAIVIVAVIILAGVLGFIQEYRAEKAMEALKKMAAPITSVIRDNEEQEIPTSEVVIGDVIILRTGTRIPADARLIHAINLQVDESPLSGESVPVEKAIDALQVEEAPVGDRKNMVFMGTSNSYGRGKAVVVATGMDTEFGMIASMLQEAEEKETPLQISLNRTEKEIAILALAIAVVIAIFGVTRGYGIIEMFTWGVALAVAIIPEALYAVMTITLARGVQRMAKRNALIRKLKAVETLGCASIICSDKTGTLTRNEMTVRKFWVNGQTIDVTGVGYRPEGGFYVNDSVLDPQNDVHLQTMLRIAVLCNDAHLIGNNSSWRVRGDPTEGALVVAAAKADLWQDALNSQYPRVDEIPFSSESKRMTTIHKSPRGKIAYSKGAPEVILNSCTHIYSNGQEKELTEDDRTDILEIAQQWAGTALRVLGMAYKPLPDSSSTTDAEHKMVFAGLGGMIDPPREEVKEAIQTCENAGIKPIMATGDHKLTAVAVSRELGLLKEGIALSGTELDELSDDEFEKTVEQVEVYARVSPSHKMRIVDAFSKKGYVVAMTGDGVNDAPALKKADIGVAMGITGTDVSKEAADMILTDDNFVSIVSAVEEGRSIFANIRKYLVYLLSGNAGGVIAMLTALLAGLPLPLTAVQIIFINLLMDGLPATALGAEPPEQDFMNQPPRNPKEGIFNRHALWYIFAVGLWIGGATLLVFIWMLDSGGELQRAMTMFFATMISLRLFNAFSCRSASNSLFKLGIFTNKWLIYASASSFLLMIAAIYVPFLQVVFETVPLTLSDWMIVIPVALTVFITVEIAKFIIPLLEKTQIKNPN from the coding sequence ATGGGTGGTGGGCTGATATTTAGTAGGCAAAACTGGCATACACTAAAAGTTAATGAGGTATTACAAACTCTAAAAACAGGATGCAATGGATTAAGTAAAGAGGAGGCTGAGCACCGGCTTGCTAAGTTCGGAAGGAATGAACTGGAAGAAAAAGGTGGGATATCACCTTTAATTTTATTATTGAAGCAATTTACAAGCTTCCTGGAGATTCTATTGATTGCTGCTGCTGCAGTTTCTTTAATAATGGGAGACTATGTGCAGGCCATTGTTATTGTTGCAGTTATCATTCTGGCAGGTGTCCTTGGCTTTATTCAGGAGTATCGGGCAGAAAAGGCAATGGAAGCTTTAAAAAAGATGGCTGCGCCCATAACATCTGTAATACGTGATAATGAAGAACAGGAGATACCTACAAGTGAAGTGGTAATAGGAGATGTCATTATACTTAGAACAGGGACCAGAATCCCTGCAGATGCACGGCTTATACATGCCATAAACTTACAGGTCGATGAATCACCACTTAGTGGTGAATCTGTCCCTGTGGAGAAGGCTATTGATGCTCTCCAGGTGGAGGAAGCACCAGTAGGTGATAGAAAAAATATGGTGTTTATGGGTACCAGTAATAGCTATGGCCGCGGAAAAGCAGTGGTAGTGGCTACAGGTATGGACACAGAATTTGGTATGATCGCAAGCATGCTTCAGGAAGCTGAGGAAAAGGAAACACCCCTGCAGATTAGCCTGAACAGAACAGAAAAGGAGATAGCAATATTAGCTCTTGCTATCGCCGTTGTGATAGCAATTTTTGGAGTTACCAGAGGATATGGAATTATTGAAATGTTCACATGGGGGGTAGCACTGGCAGTGGCAATTATACCGGAAGCTCTGTATGCAGTGATGACAATAACACTTGCTCGTGGCGTTCAGAGGATGGCAAAGCGAAATGCTCTTATAAGGAAGCTCAAGGCTGTGGAGACTCTGGGATGTGCCTCAATCATCTGCTCAGATAAAACAGGGACACTGACCAGAAATGAAATGACTGTACGTAAATTCTGGGTCAATGGCCAAACCATCGATGTTACTGGAGTGGGTTACAGGCCAGAAGGCGGATTTTATGTTAATGATAGTGTTCTGGATCCTCAAAATGATGTCCATCTTCAAACAATGTTAAGGATAGCTGTCCTGTGTAATGATGCCCATCTTATAGGTAATAATAGCTCATGGCGTGTCAGGGGAGACCCAACTGAAGGAGCGCTGGTAGTAGCCGCAGCTAAAGCAGACCTGTGGCAGGATGCACTCAATAGCCAATACCCCCGTGTGGATGAAATTCCATTCTCATCAGAAAGCAAGAGAATGACCACAATCCACAAATCACCTCGGGGTAAGATTGCTTACAGTAAAGGAGCTCCAGAAGTAATTTTAAATAGCTGCACCCATATATACTCCAATGGTCAAGAAAAAGAATTAACTGAGGATGATAGGACGGATATACTGGAGATAGCTCAGCAATGGGCAGGTACAGCACTAAGAGTGTTGGGCATGGCATACAAACCATTACCTGACTCTTCCTCTACCACAGATGCTGAGCATAAAATGGTTTTTGCTGGTCTTGGGGGGATGATTGATCCACCAAGAGAGGAGGTTAAGGAAGCCATTCAAACATGTGAAAATGCAGGTATAAAGCCTATCATGGCTACAGGAGACCATAAATTAACTGCGGTAGCTGTTTCCCGGGAGCTGGGTTTACTTAAAGAAGGTATAGCTCTTAGTGGTACAGAGCTGGATGAACTAAGTGATGATGAATTTGAAAAGACCGTGGAGCAGGTTGAAGTTTATGCCAGAGTATCACCATCTCACAAGATGAGAATTGTAGATGCATTTTCTAAGAAGGGATATGTGGTAGCTATGACCGGGGACGGTGTAAATGATGCACCTGCCCTAAAAAAAGCAGACATCGGAGTAGCCATGGGTATAACTGGTACAGACGTAAGTAAGGAAGCTGCAGATATGATACTTACTGACGATAACTTTGTCTCCATAGTTTCTGCTGTTGAAGAGGGTAGAAGTATTTTTGCTAATATAAGGAAATATCTTGTATACCTTCTAAGCGGCAATGCAGGAGGTGTAATAGCAATGTTAACAGCTCTCCTTGCTGGTCTGCCCCTACCCCTTACAGCAGTCCAGATCATATTTATAAACCTGCTTATGGACGGGTTACCTGCAACAGCATTGGGTGCAGAACCGCCAGAACAGGATTTTATGAACCAGCCGCCCCGTAACCCCAAAGAAGGCATATTCAATCGCCATGCACTATGGTATATATTTGCTGTGGGATTGTGGATTGGAGGAGCCACATTATTGGTGTTTATCTGGATGCTGGATAGTGGTGGTGAACTTCAAAGAGCCATGACAATGTTTTTTGCTACTATGATTTCGCTTAGATTATTCAATGCATTTAGCTGCCGTTCAGCAAGTAACTCTCTATTTAAACTGGGAATATTTACCAATAAATGGCTGATATACGCTTCAGCAAGTTCATTTTTACTGATGATAGCAGCAATTTATGTGCCATTTCTCCAGGTTGTCTTTGAAACAGTTCCCCTAACTCTTTCAGACTGGATGATAGTTATACCTGTTGCTTTGACTGTTTTCATTACTGTTGAAATTGCAAAATTCATCATACCATTACTTGAAAAAACACAGATCAAAAATCCAAATTGA
- a CDS encoding TIM barrel protein encodes METEVRFGPAGRPIGYKGKTEEVCDYIKEIGLDAFEYQVTYGVKISKQSALKLKDNAAKNNVLMSIHAPYYINLCSQKDETVKKSIMRLVQSARAAQWLNAYRIVFHTGFYTRYSPEEAMEKCKNAIRELLEKCESNEIKDYVFAPETTGKKSQFGTIDEIIDICQSFDNFEPTVDFAHMYARSGGSIKSKEDYKIIFDRIETELGLSTIHSHFTKIEYNNTGERKHHILRDENYGPPLTPLLELILENGYNITIICETPLLDIDAVKMKKEFEAILSNSTDSYMI; translated from the coding sequence ATGGAAACTGAAGTGCGATTTGGGCCTGCAGGAAGACCCATAGGATACAAAGGTAAAACAGAAGAGGTATGTGATTATATAAAAGAGATAGGGCTGGATGCCTTTGAATATCAGGTTACATACGGCGTTAAAATCTCCAAACAATCGGCTTTGAAACTTAAAGATAATGCCGCCAAAAATAATGTTCTTATGTCTATACATGCTCCTTACTACATCAATTTATGCTCCCAGAAAGATGAAACTGTTAAAAAGTCAATAATGCGACTTGTCCAATCAGCCAGAGCTGCCCAGTGGTTGAATGCTTACAGAATAGTTTTTCATACAGGTTTTTATACCAGATATTCTCCAGAAGAAGCAATGGAAAAGTGTAAAAATGCTATTAGGGAGCTTTTAGAGAAATGTGAAAGTAATGAGATAAAGGATTATGTTTTTGCTCCTGAAACAACCGGTAAAAAATCACAGTTTGGAACCATTGATGAAATAATAGATATATGTCAATCGTTTGACAATTTCGAACCAACTGTGGACTTTGCACACATGTATGCAAGGTCTGGAGGGAGTATTAAATCAAAAGAAGATTATAAAATCATATTTGACAGAATTGAAACAGAATTAGGACTTTCAACTATTCATTCTCATTTTACAAAAATTGAGTATAATAATACTGGCGAGCGGAAGCACCACATACTTAGAGATGAAAATTATGGGCCTCCTTTAACTCCATTACTTGAATTGATCTTAGAAAATGGTTATAACATCACCATAATATGTGAAACTCCTCTTTTAGATATTGATGCAGTGAAAATGAAAAAAGAGTTTGAAGCTATCCTGAGTAATAGCACTGATTCATATATGATCTAA
- a CDS encoding AAA family ATPase — MKFNNIVHDSYLIEKKIPQSTGGPKKEAKVVVLQSIGYPFLCNLIENPKIEILDKELFELYAREQWEGYTVIEGSFLFDQKLLPDFAFKIIKAHPNNSKITPNTSILLMEDEEEKEIKKIESRLKMADVIGQERAKTKCKIIMKYLKDPDKFKEWAPRNVLFYGQPGTGKTMLAKSLTNELKVPLFLVKATRLIGEHVGDGARQIHELFETAAQSAPAVIFIDEMDAVGLDRKYQSLRGDVSEVVNALLTEMDGIGQNQGIVTIGATNNPDLLDFAIRSRFEEEIEFEIPNKEHRKVMLENYIKTMPFKVDINIERLASATKGLSGRDIKERVLKTALHKAISDDNSKLTWKYIEYALKLYKKEKNEPKHMFA; from the coding sequence GTGAAATTTAACAATATAGTACATGATTCATATTTAATAGAGAAAAAAATACCACAAAGTACAGGCGGACCTAAAAAAGAGGCAAAAGTGGTGGTTTTACAATCAATAGGGTATCCTTTTTTATGCAATCTTATCGAAAATCCGAAAATAGAAATATTGGATAAGGAACTTTTTGAACTCTATGCAAGGGAACAGTGGGAAGGTTACACTGTAATTGAAGGATCTTTTCTCTTTGATCAAAAGTTACTGCCTGACTTTGCATTTAAAATTATTAAAGCACACCCTAATAATTCAAAGATTACTCCAAACACATCAATACTTTTAATGGAAGATGAGGAAGAGAAAGAAATTAAAAAAATTGAAAGCAGGCTCAAAATGGCCGACGTTATCGGACAGGAACGCGCCAAAACAAAATGTAAGATAATAATGAAATATCTAAAGGATCCTGATAAGTTCAAAGAATGGGCTCCCCGTAATGTTCTTTTTTATGGCCAGCCAGGAACAGGTAAAACAATGCTTGCTAAATCACTCACCAACGAGCTTAAAGTACCTTTATTCCTTGTAAAAGCAACAAGACTTATTGGTGAGCATGTTGGTGACGGTGCAAGGCAGATACACGAACTCTTTGAAACTGCTGCGCAATCAGCGCCGGCAGTGATATTTATAGATGAAATGGATGCTGTAGGGCTTGACAGAAAATATCAGTCACTTCGGGGTGATGTTTCAGAAGTGGTCAATGCACTGCTAACTGAAATGGATGGAATAGGTCAGAACCAAGGTATTGTGACAATTGGAGCAACTAATAATCCAGATCTTCTTGATTTTGCAATAAGAAGCCGCTTTGAAGAAGAGATAGAATTTGAAATTCCAAATAAAGAGCATAGAAAGGTAATGCTTGAAAATTACATAAAAACAATGCCTTTTAAAGTAGATATAAATATCGAAAGGCTGGCATCTGCAACCAAAGGACTTTCTGGAAGAGATATTAAAGAAAGAGTGTTGAAAACAGCACTTCACAAAGCAATTTCTGATGACAATTCCAAGTTAACATGGAAATACATAGAATATGCACTTAAACTGTATAAAAAGGAAAAAAACGAGCCCAAACATATGTTTGCATGA
- the topA gene encoding DNA topoisomerase I, which translates to MHEVIICEKPKSSEKIARALSENTMKSSYKKVPYYEFEENGKKTTVLSAVGHLYSLSPASSRQDKIFDVEWVPLYEKDKQKKYVKGYIDAIKKLSKGADSYIHACDYDIEGTLIGYNALKYGCGEESINNTKRMKFSTLTKEDILKAYKKPIDIDFRQVDSGIARHVLDFLFGVNISKYLTDSVRVATSRYVQLSAGRVQTPTLSILVDREKEIRKFIPVPYWMIKAAIEEDIIADHKAGKIFDRSDADDILSECRGEDAVVTDVVLSESRRAPPFPFDLGSLQSEAYGVFGFSPKKTQQIAQNLYTEGYTSYPRTSSQKLPESIGYAKILKKLSKSAAFKKHIDTLKKPLKPNEGKKTDEAHPAIHPTGTIPDNLDTDEQKLYELITFRFIAVFGEDAVKLTMKTNLDINKQEFSFKRYRMAKMGWLDHYPFRKIENEVFPEIKKGDILKVKEIIEEEKETKPPARYNQASLIRELEKRGLGTKSTRANIISILFDRKYIEGTKIKVNELGEHLIDTLREYSNKITSEELTRQFEMELEGIMDDKITRDQVIEEAKVELTSILDDIEKNKKEIGEKLYEAYQESRIVGECKCGGNLVMKYSPRTKGTFVGCSAYPECKITYPIPRGSNVLKTKCEKCGLPMISFGKPRQRACLDPKCGREGKEPSNEAVGVCPQCGNQLIKRMGRYGEFIGCSGFPKCRFTKSIEAKAN; encoded by the coding sequence ATGCATGAAGTCATAATCTGTGAAAAGCCTAAATCATCAGAAAAAATAGCCCGAGCACTGTCAGAAAACACCATGAAAAGCAGCTATAAAAAAGTACCATATTACGAATTTGAAGAAAATGGGAAAAAAACTACAGTATTATCGGCAGTAGGTCATTTATACTCTCTTTCACCAGCCAGTTCCAGACAGGATAAAATTTTTGATGTAGAATGGGTCCCTCTTTATGAAAAGGATAAACAGAAAAAATACGTTAAAGGATATATAGATGCCATTAAAAAGCTTTCAAAAGGTGCTGATAGTTATATTCATGCTTGTGATTACGATATAGAAGGAACTTTGATAGGATATAACGCATTAAAATATGGGTGCGGTGAAGAAAGCATAAATAACACTAAAAGAATGAAATTTTCAACATTGACTAAAGAAGATATTCTTAAAGCTTATAAAAAACCAATTGACATCGATTTCAGGCAGGTTGATAGCGGTATTGCAAGGCATGTTCTTGATTTTCTTTTTGGAGTAAATATATCCAAATATCTAACAGATTCTGTAAGGGTAGCGACATCCAGATATGTTCAGCTTTCAGCAGGGCGAGTGCAAACTCCAACACTTTCTATACTTGTAGACAGGGAAAAAGAAATAAGGAAGTTTATACCAGTTCCTTACTGGATGATAAAAGCCGCTATTGAGGAAGATATAATAGCAGATCATAAGGCCGGGAAAATATTTGATAGATCTGATGCTGATGATATACTTTCTGAATGTAGAGGTGAAGACGCAGTTGTAACAGACGTTGTTTTAAGTGAAAGCAGAAGAGCACCTCCATTTCCATTTGATTTAGGGAGTCTTCAATCTGAAGCATACGGAGTGTTCGGATTCAGCCCTAAAAAGACCCAGCAAATAGCTCAAAACCTTTATACTGAAGGATATACCTCATACCCACGTACTTCCTCCCAGAAACTCCCAGAAAGTATTGGATATGCTAAGATACTTAAAAAATTAAGTAAAAGTGCGGCATTCAAAAAACATATTGATACGCTTAAAAAGCCTTTAAAACCTAATGAAGGTAAAAAAACAGACGAAGCACACCCTGCTATTCACCCAACAGGAACAATACCAGATAATCTGGATACTGACGAACAGAAATTATATGAACTTATAACTTTTAGGTTTATAGCAGTATTTGGTGAAGATGCCGTGAAATTAACCATGAAAACTAATTTAGACATTAATAAGCAGGAATTTAGTTTCAAAAGATATAGAATGGCTAAAATGGGATGGCTGGACCATTATCCATTTAGAAAAATTGAAAATGAAGTTTTCCCTGAAATTAAAAAAGGCGATATTTTAAAGGTTAAAGAAATCATTGAAGAAGAAAAAGAGACAAAACCTCCTGCAAGGTACAACCAGGCATCTCTTATACGTGAACTTGAAAAAAGAGGTCTTGGGACAAAATCCACCAGGGCAAATATAATTTCAATCCTTTTTGATAGAAAGTATATTGAAGGAACTAAAATAAAGGTTAATGAACTTGGTGAACATCTTATAGATACTTTAAGGGAATATTCAAATAAAATTACAAGCGAAGAGCTTACAAGGCAGTTTGAAATGGAACTTGAAGGTATAATGGATGATAAGATAACCAGAGATCAGGTTATTGAAGAAGCTAAGGTGGAGCTTACATCAATTCTTGATGATATTGAAAAAAACAAAAAAGAAATCGGTGAAAAGCTTTACGAAGCTTATCAGGAAAGTAGAATAGTTGGTGAATGTAAATGCGGCGGAAATCTGGTTATGAAATATTCGCCAAGAACAAAGGGCACGTTCGTTGGATGTTCTGCCTATCCGGAGTGTAAAATAACCTATCCCATCCCCCGCGGCAGCAATGTATTGAAAACAAAATGTGAAAAATGTGGTCTTCCCATGATTTCATTTGGAAAACCTCGCCAGAGAGCTTGTCTTGATCCAAAATGTGGAAGGGAAGGTAAAGAACCTTCAAATGAAGCTGTAGGGGTCTGTCCACAATGTGGTAATCAGTTAATTAAAAGAATGGGTAGATATGGTGAATTTATAGGTTGCAGTGGTTTTCCTAAATGCAGGTTTACAAAGTCCATTGAAGCGAAAGCCAACTGA